In Aerosakkonema funiforme FACHB-1375, the DNA window ACTCCCCCGCTCCCCCACTCCCCCACTCCCTCTTTCTAGTCCTTAGTGCCTTGCAACTTAATGATATTATCTAACGCTCTTTGGTAATCATCAGTTATGCCTTGTGCCTGATAGAGTTGTGCGGCTTTCTGAAAATCTTGAATGGCGGCGGGGTAATCTCTATAGGCACAGCGACAATGGGCCAGATTGTAGTAGGCATCTGCATAGTAAGGATTAATTTCAATAGCTTTGTGATAATCTGCGATCGCAGCTTCGCAATCGGTCATTTCAGCCATAACAATACCTCGGTTGTTGTAAGCTGCGGCATAGTTGGGATCTAGCTCGATCGCTTGCGTAAAATCTTCGATCGCACCCATTTGCGCTCCGATTCGATAGCGAATAATACCCCGGTTGTAGTAGACTTGGGGGTCGTCGGGGTTGAGTTTTATGACTTCGTTGTAATCGACGATCGCTCCTTCAAAGTCTCCGAGTTTGGCGCGGACATTGCCCCGATTGTTATAGGCTGAGGCATAGTTGGGGTCGATCGCAATCGCTTTGTTATAGTCTGCGATCGCTTTTTCCATCCCCTTGCCAACATCGCCGGAGTTTTGGCCTAAGTAATAGAGGACAGAACCTCGGCTGTTGTAAGCTAGGGCACTCTTTGGGTCGAGTTCGATCGCCCGATTGTAATCTGCCAGCGCTGCTTCGTAGTTTCCCAACCTCATGTACGCAGCGCCTCGGTTATGATAAGCACCCGCGTTATTCGGGTCGAGTTCGATCGCCCGGTTGTAATCTATCAGTGCT includes these proteins:
- a CDS encoding tetratricopeptide repeat protein, whose translation is MYHQPQNRPGTIDIQAKSLEDRSVSADRIQWIVRVQLDDYRTALADSHRAIQLDPNNPAAYHNRGTAYMGLGNYDAALIDYNRAIELDPNNAGAYHNRGAAYMRLGNYEAALADYNRAIELDPKSALAYNSRGSVLYYLGQNSGDVGKGMEKAIADYNKAIAIDPNYASAYNNRGNVRAKLGDFEGAIVDYNEVIKLNPDDPQVYYNRGIIRYRIGAQMGAIEDFTQAIELDPNYAAAYNNRGIVMAEMTDCEAAIADYHKAIEINPYYADAYYNLAHCRCAYRDYPAAIQDFQKAAQLYQAQGITDDYQRALDNIIKLQGTKD